One Glycine soja cultivar W05 chromosome 2, ASM419377v2, whole genome shotgun sequence genomic region harbors:
- the LOC114400623 gene encoding alcohol dehydrogenase-like 7 isoform X1 gives MEHKLATTEGQPIRCKAAVCRKAGEPLGIEEIMVAPPMPGEARIRIICSSLCRTDISFRNMQGPPANFPTILGHEAIGVVESVGEDVTEVAKGDMVVPIFIAECGECIDCKSSKSNLCSKFPFKLSPWMPRHATSRFVDLKGEIIHHFLSVSSFSEYTVVDIAHLTKIDPEVPPSKACLLSCGVSTGVGAAWRTAGVEPGSTVAIFGLGSIGLAVAEGARLCGATRIIGVDINSEKYEIGKKFGITDFVHSGECENKSASQVIIEMTDGGADYCFECVGNASLMHEAYASCRKQGWGKTIVLGSDKPGSKLSLSCSEILVSGKSLVGCMFGGLKPKSHVPILIKRYLDKELNLDGFVTHEVEFKDINKAFDLMIKGQCLRCVIWMDK, from the exons ATGGAACATAAATTAGCAACAACTGAAGGACAACCCATAAGATGTAAAG CGGCGGTTTGTCGCAAAGCTGGTGAGCCACTGGGTATTGAGGAGATCATGGTGGCGCCACCAATGCCTGGTGAAGCTCGCATTCGTATTATATGCTCCTCTCTCTGTCGAACTGATATCAGTTTCCGGAACATGCAG GGGCCTCCGGCCAATTTCCCAACAATTCTGGGTCATGAGGCAATAGG GGTTGTGGAGAGCGTAGGAGAGGATGTAACTGAAGTTGCAAAAGGAGATATGGTTGTCCCAATTTTCATAGCTGAATGTGGGGAGTGTATAGATTGCAAATCAAGCAAGAGCAACCTTTGTTCAAAGTTTCCTTTCAAGCTGTCTCCTTGGATGCCTAGACATGCCACTTCTAGATTCGTGGATTTAAAAGGAGAGATCATACACCACTTCTTGTCTGTTTCTAGTTTTAGCGAGTACACCGTGGTCGACATCGCCCATCTAACCAAGATTGATCCGGAAGTTCCTCCCAGCAAGGCATGCCTCCTCAGTTGTGGTGTATCAACCG GGGTAGGTGCTGCTTGGAGAACAGCAGGTGTGGAGCCAGGGTCTACAGTAGCTATTTTCGGGCTGGGAAGTATTGGATTAGCT GTTGCTGAGGGAGCTAGACTTTGTGGAGCAACAAGGATTATAGGTGTGGATATCAACtcagaaaaatatgaaatcg GAAAGAAGTTTGGAATCACGGATTTTGTTCATTCTGGAGAATGTGAAAACAAATCTGCGAGCCAG GTTATCATAGAGATGACTGATGGAGGAGCAGATTATTGTTTTGAATGTGTTGGTAATGCATCATTGATGCATGAGGCATATGCTTCTTGTAGAAAG CAGGGTTGGGGAAAAACAATAGTTTTGGGATCGGACAAGCCAGGCTCCAAGTTGAGCCTTAGCTGTAGTGAGATCCTCGTTAGTGGGAAGAGCCTCGTGGGATGCATGTTTGGAGGACTCAAACCCAAGTCTCATGTGCCTATTCTCATTAAACGCTACTTGGACAAG GAACTGAATTTGGATGGGTTTGTCACACATGAAGTGGAGTTCAAAGATATCAACAAAGCTTTTGATTTAATGATTAAAGGACAGTGTCTTCGATGTGTGATTTGGATGGACAAATGA
- the LOC114400616 gene encoding geranylgeranyl diphosphate reductase, chloroplastic-like — protein MAAKIQTSFCLPTFSIPTSKPKPYLKSFTIKASKSISGRKLRAAVIGGGPAGSSAAEALASGGVETFLFERNPPSVAKPCGGAIPLCMLEEFDIPNHLIDRHVTHMRIFSPSNIAVDFGKTLKPHEFIAMLRREVLDSFLRSRAHAAGATAISGLVTALDLPASPDAPYTVHYTANGSSRRSLAVDVVIGADGANSRVAKAIGAGDYACAIAFQERIKLPDEKMAYYENLAEMYVGDDVSPDFYAWVFPKCDHVAVGTGTVRSKKDIKLYQRGIRERVKPKINGGKVIKVEAHPIPEHPRPVRVRGRVALVGDAAGYVTKCSGEGIYFAAKSGRVCGNGVVRASEGGDRMIDECDLRREYLKPWDAEYANTFRFLDLLQRVFYGSNACREALVELCGDEYVQRMTFESYLYKKLARGRVLDHAKLFMNTLGSLVRSKVVQTSMESFIL, from the coding sequence ATGGCTGCGAAAATTCAAACTAGTTTTTGTTTACCTACATTTTCCATTCCAACCTCAAAACCTAAACCCTACTTAAAGTCGTTCACCATCAAAGCCTCCAAATCCATCTCCGGCCGCAAGCTCCGAGCGGCAGTGATCGGCGGCGGCCCCGCCGGATCCTCCGCGGCGGAGGCCCTAGCTTCTGGCGGAGTCGAGACCTTCCTCTTCGAGCGCAACCCGCCGTCCGTCGCGAAACCATGCGGCGGCGCCATCCCTCTCTGCATGCTCGAAGAGTTCGACATCCCTAACCACCTCATCGACCGCCACGTCACGCACATGCGCATCTTCTCCCCTTCCAACATCGCCGTCGACTTCGGCAAAACACTAAAACCCCACGAGTTCATCGCCATGCTCCGCCGTGAGGTCCTCGACTCCTTCCTCCGCTCCCGCGCGCACGCCGCCGGCGCCACCGCGATCTCCGGCCTCGTCACCGCCCTCGACCTCCCCGCCTCGCCGGACGCGCCCTACACCGTCCACTACACCGCCAACGGCTCCTCGCGCCGCTCCCTCGCCGTGGACGTCGTGATCGGTGCCGACGGAGCCAACAGCCGCGTGGCCAAAGCCATCGGCGCCGGCGACTACGCCTGCGCCATCGCGTTCCAGGAGCGGATCAAGTTACCGGACGAGAAAATGGCGTACTACGAAAATCTGGCGGAGATGTACGTAGGCGACGACGTATCACCAGATTTCTACGCGTGGGTTTTTCCCAAGTGCGACCACGTGGCAGTGGGCACGGGTACAGTGCGGTCAAAGAAAGACATTAAGCTGTACCAGCGCGGGATCAGGGAAAGAGTGAAACCAAAGATCAACGGTGGGAAAGTGATCAAAGTGGAGGCGCACCCTATTCCGGAACACCCGCGTCCGGTTCGGGTGAGGGGACGCGTGGCGCTCGTAGGAGACGCTGCTGGCTACGTGACCAAGTGTTCGGGTGAGGGTATTTATTTCGCGGCGAAATCGGGTCGCGTGTGCGGAAACGGTGTCGTAAGGGCTTCGGAGGGTGGGGATAGGATGATTGACGAGTGTGATCTGAGGAGGGAGTACCTGAAGCCGTGGGACGCCGAGTATGCTAACACGTTTAGGTTTTTGGATCTGCTGCAGAGGGTTTTCTACGGTAGTAACGCGTGCAGGGAGGCTCTGGTGGAGCTGTGTGGTGATGAGTATGTTCAACGCATGACGTTTGAGAGCTATTTGTATAAGAAGTTGGCCCGTGGGAGAGTCTTGGATCATGCTAAGCTTTTCATGAATACCCTTGGCAGCTTGGTCAGGTCTAAAGTTGTTCAAACAAGCATGGAGAGTTTCATACTATGA
- the LOC114400623 gene encoding alcohol dehydrogenase-like 7 isoform X2 has protein sequence MEHKLATTEGQPIRCKAAVCRKAGEPLGIEEIMVAPPMPGEARIRIICSSLCRTDISFRNMQGPPANFPTILGHEAIGVVESVGEDVTEVAKGDMVVPIFIAECGECIDCKSSKSNLCSKFPFKLSPWMPRHATSRFVDLKGEIIHHFLSVSSFSEYTVVDIAHLTKIDPEVPPSKACLLSCGVSTGVGAAWRTAGVEPGSTVAIFGLGSIGLAVAEGARLCGATRIIGVDINSEKYEIGKKFGITDFVHSGECENKSASQVIIEMTDGGADYCFECVGNASLMHEAYASCRKGWGKTIVLGSDKPGSKLSLSCSEILVSGKSLVGCMFGGLKPKSHVPILIKRYLDKELNLDGFVTHEVEFKDINKAFDLMIKGQCLRCVIWMDK, from the exons ATGGAACATAAATTAGCAACAACTGAAGGACAACCCATAAGATGTAAAG CGGCGGTTTGTCGCAAAGCTGGTGAGCCACTGGGTATTGAGGAGATCATGGTGGCGCCACCAATGCCTGGTGAAGCTCGCATTCGTATTATATGCTCCTCTCTCTGTCGAACTGATATCAGTTTCCGGAACATGCAG GGGCCTCCGGCCAATTTCCCAACAATTCTGGGTCATGAGGCAATAGG GGTTGTGGAGAGCGTAGGAGAGGATGTAACTGAAGTTGCAAAAGGAGATATGGTTGTCCCAATTTTCATAGCTGAATGTGGGGAGTGTATAGATTGCAAATCAAGCAAGAGCAACCTTTGTTCAAAGTTTCCTTTCAAGCTGTCTCCTTGGATGCCTAGACATGCCACTTCTAGATTCGTGGATTTAAAAGGAGAGATCATACACCACTTCTTGTCTGTTTCTAGTTTTAGCGAGTACACCGTGGTCGACATCGCCCATCTAACCAAGATTGATCCGGAAGTTCCTCCCAGCAAGGCATGCCTCCTCAGTTGTGGTGTATCAACCG GGGTAGGTGCTGCTTGGAGAACAGCAGGTGTGGAGCCAGGGTCTACAGTAGCTATTTTCGGGCTGGGAAGTATTGGATTAGCT GTTGCTGAGGGAGCTAGACTTTGTGGAGCAACAAGGATTATAGGTGTGGATATCAACtcagaaaaatatgaaatcg GAAAGAAGTTTGGAATCACGGATTTTGTTCATTCTGGAGAATGTGAAAACAAATCTGCGAGCCAG GTTATCATAGAGATGACTGATGGAGGAGCAGATTATTGTTTTGAATGTGTTGGTAATGCATCATTGATGCATGAGGCATATGCTTCTTGTAGAAAG GGTTGGGGAAAAACAATAGTTTTGGGATCGGACAAGCCAGGCTCCAAGTTGAGCCTTAGCTGTAGTGAGATCCTCGTTAGTGGGAAGAGCCTCGTGGGATGCATGTTTGGAGGACTCAAACCCAAGTCTCATGTGCCTATTCTCATTAAACGCTACTTGGACAAG GAACTGAATTTGGATGGGTTTGTCACACATGAAGTGGAGTTCAAAGATATCAACAAAGCTTTTGATTTAATGATTAAAGGACAGTGTCTTCGATGTGTGATTTGGATGGACAAATGA